One Streptomyces sp. CNQ-509 DNA window includes the following coding sequences:
- a CDS encoding DUF3152 domain-containing protein, producing the protein MAGRTRRSTRIAAGAVALALLGAAGVVVWLFALPPSLVPDALRSHAPQAVADDAKPPPLRVQQRASAFRVPYRAPASGLPHSSGFAVGGSADMPALGDLLYRRRMSETFPVPAGLDGPGTFETVPGHDPAPGTGRVVRYRVDVEDDVPLDGRMFARAVEETLNDARSWGDDGRLAFERVSTGTADFAVTLASPGTTGEWCAMSGFDTTVDNVSCDSGMTERVLINAFRWAQGSTTYGDDMFGYRQMLINHEVGHRLGHLHASCARDGARAPVMMQQTLSLTADGARCETNPWPYPDRG; encoded by the coding sequence GTGGCCGGTCGTACGCGCAGGTCGACGCGGATCGCGGCGGGCGCGGTGGCGCTCGCGCTTCTCGGCGCCGCCGGGGTGGTGGTCTGGCTCTTCGCGCTCCCCCCGAGCCTCGTCCCCGACGCCCTGCGCTCCCACGCGCCGCAGGCCGTCGCCGACGACGCCAAGCCGCCGCCCCTCCGGGTACAGCAGCGTGCGTCGGCCTTCCGCGTGCCGTACCGCGCGCCGGCCTCCGGGCTGCCGCACAGCTCCGGCTTCGCCGTCGGCGGCTCGGCGGACATGCCCGCCCTCGGTGACCTGCTGTACCGGCGCCGGATGAGCGAGACGTTTCCGGTCCCGGCCGGGCTCGACGGCCCCGGCACCTTCGAGACCGTTCCCGGCCACGATCCGGCCCCGGGCACGGGCCGGGTGGTGCGCTACCGCGTCGACGTCGAGGACGACGTACCCCTGGACGGCCGGATGTTCGCCAGGGCCGTAGAGGAAACCCTCAACGACGCGCGGAGCTGGGGCGACGACGGCCGGCTGGCCTTCGAGCGGGTCTCGACCGGGACCGCCGACTTCGCCGTCACCCTCGCCAGCCCCGGCACCACGGGGGAGTGGTGCGCCATGTCGGGCTTCGACACCACCGTCGACAACGTCTCGTGCGACTCCGGCATGACCGAGCGCGTCCTCATCAACGCCTTCCGCTGGGCCCAGGGCTCGACGACCTACGGCGACGACATGTTCGGCTACCGCCAGATGCTCATCAACCACGAGGTGGGCCACCGGCTTGGGCACCTGCACGCCTCCTGCGCAAGGGACGGGGCGCGCGCGCCCGTGATGATGCAGCAGACGCTGTCCCTCACCGCCGACGGCGCGCGGTGCGAGACGAACCCCTGGCCGTACCCGGATCGCGGCTGA
- a CDS encoding superoxide dismutase family protein, which produces MMAVSRAAKAVRWHRGRAAALSAVPAAVALLVSGAAGPAPASAAQGEAPDVVAREAYFLPPENAEPDDGLTYDPALVPAGAGIGVAGVGRHGTTHLRLTLTGLIPDRTYGAHVHTRPCGSTPDEAGPHYQNEPDPVQPSVDPAYANPDNEVWLDFTTDLRGNAEATARQDWRFRPGEARSVVVHEHATTHPGEAGKTGARLACLSVPFA; this is translated from the coding sequence ATGATGGCGGTGTCGAGAGCGGCGAAGGCGGTGCGGTGGCACCGGGGCAGGGCGGCGGCGCTGTCCGCGGTGCCGGCGGCGGTGGCACTGCTGGTGTCCGGGGCAGCCGGCCCCGCGCCGGCGTCGGCCGCGCAGGGCGAGGCCCCCGATGTCGTCGCCCGCGAGGCATACTTCCTGCCGCCGGAGAACGCCGAGCCGGACGACGGGCTCACGTACGATCCGGCGCTCGTGCCCGCGGGCGCCGGCATCGGCGTGGCCGGGGTGGGCAGGCACGGCACGACGCATCTCCGGCTCACCCTGACCGGCCTGATTCCCGACCGTACGTACGGCGCACACGTCCACACCCGGCCCTGCGGCAGCACCCCCGACGAAGCCGGGCCGCACTACCAGAACGAGCCGGACCCCGTGCAGCCGTCCGTCGACCCCGCGTACGCCAACCCGGACAACGAGGTGTGGCTGGACTTCACCACCGACCTCCGGGGCAACGCCGAAGCCACGGCGCGCCAGGACTGGCGGTTCCGGCCGGGCGAAGCCCGCTCCGTCGTCGTCCACGAGCACGCGACGACGCACCCGGGCGAGGCCGGCAAGACGGGCGCGCGACTGGCCTGCCTGTCGGTGCCGTTCGCGTAG
- a CDS encoding tRNA-dependent cyclodipeptide synthase, which translates to MEFTDTPLTPNCARVFESGVHVVVGVSLGNSYFNGDVLRGLLRWLHARFETIDVVVPDSSYHDNLLVAGHPAAYAKRKTTRETATARSRILRSWQQAGIGASGAEHVHPLSALAGDAVYRSLRAQVVRGLAEDAELRRCCLEMSASALRSQLRGAEPSPGQVEAGLGYLEAELPFFLGSADVFGVASSVCFYHRPIPAAELLFSRGGSLHPPPSQGYALIRPAHEARPVPAEGEMQGVRP; encoded by the coding sequence GTGGAATTCACCGATACGCCCCTGACACCGAACTGCGCCCGGGTGTTCGAGTCCGGCGTGCACGTCGTCGTCGGAGTCAGCCTAGGCAACAGCTATTTCAACGGCGACGTGCTGCGCGGGCTGCTGCGGTGGCTGCACGCGCGCTTCGAGACGATCGACGTCGTCGTCCCCGACTCCTCCTACCACGACAACCTGCTGGTCGCTGGGCACCCGGCGGCGTACGCGAAGCGCAAGACCACCCGGGAGACCGCCACCGCGCGCAGCCGGATCCTGCGGTCGTGGCAGCAGGCGGGAATCGGGGCGTCGGGCGCGGAGCACGTGCACCCGCTGTCGGCGCTCGCCGGCGACGCGGTCTACCGGAGCCTGCGCGCGCAGGTGGTGCGGGGGCTCGCGGAGGACGCGGAACTGCGCCGCTGCTGCCTGGAGATGAGCGCGTCCGCGCTGCGCTCGCAGTTACGGGGCGCGGAGCCCTCGCCGGGCCAGGTCGAGGCGGGCCTGGGTTACCTGGAGGCCGAGCTGCCGTTCTTCCTCGGCTCCGCCGACGTGTTCGGCGTCGCCTCGTCGGTGTGCTTCTACCACCGGCCCATTCCGGCGGCGGAGCTGCTCTTCTCCCGCGGCGGGAGCCTGCACCCGCCGCCGTCGCAGGGGTACGCGCTGATCCGCCCGGCGCACGAGGCCCGCCCGGTGCCGGCGGAAGGGGAGATGCAGGGTGTTCGCCCATGA
- a CDS encoding squalene/phytoene synthase family protein — translation MFAHELSAAGLRGTEAGAAYAACGRYVRRRNSAAFPIARFLLPPGKRPYYDAILAFCGYAGDVLDTTEQGMHERAERFDALRHEALRRIDPGTAATAGTGAGPVTAEAVLICRALAHTVRTWDMDPEGIRRFLRTLRTDLDTSSYATFEDLELHMRSVSGDMSIWVNALLEPVDEEATVKAIALGYGVYMLDFLDDIAEDALLGRVYLPLADLERHGLGREDLTTAAARQRMTPSLREAVRFEADRIRRFFRLADGWHRHVHPSGQELPRQYLELGRTVLAEVVRDDYDIFQRRRSTRLLCTARAGGTTARSYLRTLRHRRAHPPRIPGVPARRAGG, via the coding sequence GTGTTCGCCCATGAACTGAGCGCCGCCGGGCTGCGCGGCACGGAGGCCGGGGCCGCGTACGCCGCCTGCGGCCGGTACGTGAGGCGCCGCAACTCCGCGGCGTTTCCCATCGCGCGCTTCCTGCTGCCGCCCGGCAAACGCCCGTACTACGACGCGATACTCGCGTTCTGCGGGTACGCGGGCGACGTCCTCGACACCACCGAGCAGGGCATGCACGAGCGTGCCGAGCGGTTCGACGCGCTGCGGCACGAGGCGCTGCGCCGGATCGACCCGGGCACCGCCGCCACCGCGGGCACCGGCGCCGGGCCCGTGACCGCGGAGGCCGTGCTGATCTGCCGGGCGCTCGCCCACACGGTGCGTACCTGGGACATGGATCCGGAGGGGATCCGGCGCTTCCTGCGCACGCTGCGGACAGACCTGGACACCAGCTCGTACGCGACGTTCGAGGATCTGGAGCTGCACATGCGCTCCGTCAGCGGGGACATGAGCATCTGGGTCAACGCCCTGCTGGAACCGGTCGACGAGGAGGCGACGGTGAAGGCCATCGCCCTGGGCTACGGCGTCTACATGCTCGACTTCCTCGACGACATCGCCGAGGACGCCCTCCTGGGCCGCGTCTACCTCCCCCTCGCCGACCTCGAACGCCACGGACTCGGCCGCGAGGACCTCACCACCGCGGCCGCCCGGCAGCGGATGACCCCGTCGCTGCGGGAGGCCGTCCGCTTCGAAGCCGACCGGATCCGGCGCTTCTTCCGGCTCGCGGACGGCTGGCACCGCCACGTCCATCCGTCGGGGCAGGAACTGCCACGGCAGTACCTGGAGCTGGGCCGTACGGTGCTCGCCGAGGTGGTCCGCGACGACTACGACATCTTCCAACGCCGCCGCAGCACCCGCCTGCTGTGCACGGCGCGCGCCGGCGGCACCACCGCGCGCTCATACCTGCGCACCCTGCGGCACCGACGCGCGCACCCTCCTCGCATCCCGGGCGTCCCCGCACGGCGCGCGGGCGGCTAG
- a CDS encoding SH3 domain-containing protein, producing MSIRKAAAALVATAALTLGALATTPSLAAADSEGQKAQAAPAAPAGQANPYPYRGKVLGNSVVYKRAKPTTRSDILGWADSGTIVRIQCKVIGQNVLGNNRWYRVPVRGGGYGYMSARYVLNLDRIPFCRP from the coding sequence ATGTCGATCCGCAAGGCTGCCGCCGCCCTGGTGGCCACCGCCGCCCTGACCCTGGGCGCGCTCGCCACGACGCCGTCGCTCGCCGCAGCCGACTCCGAGGGCCAGAAGGCGCAGGCCGCGCCCGCCGCGCCCGCCGGGCAGGCCAACCCCTACCCATACCGCGGCAAGGTGCTCGGCAACAGCGTCGTCTACAAGCGGGCCAAGCCGACGACGCGCAGCGACATCCTCGGGTGGGCCGACTCCGGGACGATCGTCCGTATTCAGTGCAAGGTCATCGGACAGAACGTGCTGGGCAACAACAGGTGGTACCGCGTGCCCGTGCGCGGCGGCGGTTACGGCTACATGTCCGCCCGCTACGTGCTGAACCTGGACCGGATTCCCTTCTGCCGGCCGTGA
- a CDS encoding iron chaperone, which translates to MGTSETGGAYEGFSAEERAAMKEYAQERKKAARRGSKADKAAEAVRDVLAKIAEMDDSDRVMAERIHAVVTATAPELAPKTWYGMPAYARDGKVVCFFQSAGKFNARYATLGFSDLANLDEGTMWAAGFALTEVTDEVEARIAALVKQAVS; encoded by the coding sequence ATGGGCACGAGCGAGACCGGCGGCGCGTACGAGGGGTTCTCGGCCGAGGAGCGGGCCGCGATGAAGGAGTACGCCCAGGAGCGGAAGAAGGCGGCGCGCCGCGGCTCGAAGGCGGACAAGGCGGCGGAGGCGGTGCGGGACGTGCTCGCGAAGATCGCGGAGATGGACGACTCGGACCGGGTCATGGCCGAGCGGATCCACGCGGTCGTCACGGCGACGGCGCCGGAGCTGGCGCCGAAGACCTGGTACGGCATGCCGGCGTACGCGCGGGACGGCAAGGTCGTCTGCTTCTTCCAGAGCGCGGGGAAGTTCAACGCGCGCTACGCGACGCTGGGGTTCAGCGATCTGGCCAACCTGGACGAGGGCACGATGTGGGCGGCGGGCTTCGCGCTGACCGAGGTGACGGACGAGGTGGAGGCGCGGATCGCGGCGCTGGTGAAGCAGGCGGTCAGCTAG
- a CDS encoding LuxR C-terminal-related transcriptional regulator, which translates to MSTPPISAREADVLALLGEHLSNAEIAARLFISVRTVESHVSSLLRKLHLPDRRALARHAAAPTARPGQTAPALPAPLTSFVGRARERTELAAAVRERRQVTAVGPGGVGKTRLALAVAGDLAGEFADGVWFADLVPVTEPARVGAAVAAAVGVGEQPGRDADDAVLAALADHDALLVLDNCEHVREGVAPLLERLLSACPKLRVLATSRARLLVPFERVFPVPPLSRDGGDESDAVALFMDRASAVGWPPGPGASEGVAAVCERLDGMALAIELAAARWSTLGLDGLTAGLGDQLRLLTGGARADDRHRSVRAVLDWSHDLLEPEDQVLLRRVSVFVAPFTAAAAAEVAGDGPQDAAAVADGLGRLAEQSLLAVAPTAAGTRYRALETIRQYGAGHLAAASEETAVRTRHLGWCTAAAGELTGAGGPDWRARFDDLAEDLRVALGWAAARPELRAGAHRLALSLAGLAFTRTLLGEAQQRYEQAAALADGAGAAVALRQAAAVAGCRRLGDDVYRLHRAAAEAAERAGDSAAAGRDLAEAATAAYRFSTSFVRLPAVAEVTAMLARARELAGADPRASAAVALAEAAVVSDAYGAVQGDAENAVAETIERVERAVALARRAADPVTESAALDALSGALSWAGDAFATASATRRRTEALAPLPPTPAVTHERMDALAMAAGTAVGAGELECAREWGRELAEHPLLAEAGHHATSWLLVADAFAGRADEALAHAVRFRDSFEHSGGQQSLSLAAGAASVAMVHGLRGDDTARATWLALAARADTTPEHRHGYGAVFDATVLLHRGDARAALERVAPEPEEVWKWVCWIWLHWYVALRAEAAVLAGHPAARERIVAARAVVAGNPVAAAQVDRAEALLDGDLSRLPALAGAFTAAGSPYQAARTLLLAGGDHTATGEAALAGLGLVPDDTGTRDAGPQDAERKDAAPEDAGPPPRRRPRPAS; encoded by the coding sequence GTGTCCACCCCGCCGATCTCCGCCCGCGAAGCCGACGTGCTCGCGCTCCTCGGCGAGCACCTGAGCAACGCCGAGATCGCCGCCCGCCTCTTCATCTCCGTACGCACCGTCGAATCACACGTCTCCTCCCTCCTGCGCAAGCTGCACCTGCCCGACCGGCGCGCCCTCGCCCGCCACGCGGCCGCCCCCACCGCCCGCCCCGGGCAGACCGCGCCCGCCCTGCCCGCGCCGCTGACCTCGTTCGTCGGCCGCGCGCGGGAGCGCACCGAGCTGGCCGCCGCCGTACGGGAACGGCGGCAGGTCACCGCCGTGGGCCCCGGGGGCGTCGGCAAGACCCGCCTCGCGCTCGCCGTCGCCGGCGACCTGGCCGGCGAGTTCGCCGACGGCGTGTGGTTCGCCGACCTGGTCCCGGTCACCGAACCGGCACGGGTGGGCGCCGCGGTCGCCGCCGCCGTGGGCGTGGGCGAGCAGCCGGGACGCGACGCGGACGACGCCGTACTCGCCGCGCTCGCGGACCACGACGCGCTGCTCGTCCTGGACAACTGCGAGCACGTACGCGAAGGAGTCGCCCCGCTCCTGGAGCGGCTGCTCAGCGCCTGCCCCAAGCTGCGCGTGCTCGCCACCAGCAGGGCCCGGCTCCTGGTCCCCTTCGAACGCGTCTTCCCGGTGCCCCCGCTGTCCCGCGACGGCGGCGACGAATCCGACGCCGTGGCCCTGTTCATGGACCGCGCCTCCGCGGTCGGCTGGCCGCCGGGACCGGGCGCAAGCGAGGGCGTCGCGGCCGTCTGCGAACGGCTCGACGGCATGGCGCTGGCCATCGAGCTGGCCGCCGCCCGCTGGTCCACGCTCGGGCTCGACGGCCTGACCGCGGGCCTCGGCGACCAGCTCCGGCTCCTCACCGGCGGCGCCCGCGCGGACGACCGCCATCGCTCGGTGCGAGCGGTCCTCGACTGGAGCCACGACCTGCTGGAGCCGGAGGACCAGGTGCTGCTGCGCCGGGTGTCGGTGTTCGTCGCGCCGTTCACCGCCGCAGCGGCGGCAGAGGTCGCCGGAGACGGCCCGCAGGACGCCGCCGCCGTCGCCGACGGCCTCGGCCGGCTCGCCGAGCAGAGCCTCCTCGCCGTCGCCCCGACCGCGGCCGGCACCCGCTACCGGGCCCTGGAGACCATCCGCCAGTACGGGGCCGGGCACCTCGCCGCCGCGAGCGAGGAGACCGCCGTACGCACCCGCCACCTCGGCTGGTGCACCGCCGCCGCCGGGGAGCTGACCGGCGCCGGCGGCCCGGACTGGCGCGCCCGGTTCGACGACCTCGCCGAGGACCTGCGGGTCGCGCTCGGCTGGGCCGCAGCCCGGCCAGAGCTTCGTGCCGGGGCCCACCGGCTCGCCCTGTCGCTGGCCGGGCTGGCGTTCACCCGCACCCTGCTCGGCGAGGCCCAGCAGCGGTACGAGCAGGCCGCAGCCCTCGCCGACGGGGCGGGCGCTGCGGTCGCGCTGCGGCAGGCCGCTGCGGTCGCCGGCTGCCGGCGGCTCGGCGACGACGTGTACCGCCTGCACCGCGCCGCCGCGGAGGCCGCCGAGCGCGCGGGCGACTCCGCGGCCGCCGGCCGCGATCTCGCCGAGGCCGCCACCGCCGCGTACCGCTTCTCGACCTCCTTCGTCCGGCTCCCCGCCGTCGCGGAGGTCACCGCGATGCTTGCCCGCGCCCGCGAGCTGGCCGGCGCCGACCCCCGCGCGAGCGCGGCCGTCGCGCTGGCTGAGGCGGCGGTGGTCAGCGACGCGTACGGCGCCGTGCAAGGCGACGCGGAGAACGCCGTGGCAGAGACGATCGAGCGCGTCGAACGGGCCGTCGCCCTGGCCCGCCGCGCGGCCGACCCGGTGACGGAGTCCGCCGCCCTCGACGCCCTGTCCGGCGCCCTGAGCTGGGCCGGCGACGCCTTCGCCACTGCATCCGCCACCCGCCGCAGGACGGAGGCGCTGGCGCCCCTGCCGCCCACGCCCGCCGTCACCCACGAGCGGATGGACGCCCTCGCCATGGCCGCCGGCACCGCGGTCGGCGCCGGTGAACTGGAGTGCGCCCGCGAGTGGGGCAGGGAGCTCGCCGAGCACCCGCTGCTCGCAGAAGCCGGCCACCACGCCACCTCATGGCTGCTCGTCGCCGACGCCTTCGCCGGCCGCGCCGACGAGGCCCTCGCCCACGCCGTCCGCTTCCGCGACTCCTTCGAGCACAGCGGCGGGCAGCAGTCGCTCTCCCTCGCCGCCGGAGCCGCGTCGGTCGCCATGGTCCACGGGCTGCGCGGCGACGACACCGCCCGCGCCACCTGGCTCGCCCTCGCGGCCCGCGCGGACACCACGCCGGAGCACCGGCACGGCTACGGCGCGGTCTTCGACGCCACCGTCCTGCTCCACCGCGGCGACGCACGGGCCGCGCTGGAGCGGGTCGCGCCCGAGCCGGAGGAGGTGTGGAAGTGGGTGTGCTGGATCTGGCTGCACTGGTACGTCGCGCTGCGCGCGGAGGCGGCGGTGCTCGCCGGCCACCCGGCCGCCCGCGAGCGGATCGTCGCGGCCCGCGCCGTCGTCGCCGGCAACCCGGTCGCCGCCGCCCAGGTGGACCGCGCCGAGGCGCTGCTCGACGGCGACCTGTCGCGGCTGCCCGCCCTCGCGGGGGCGTTCACCGCGGCGGGGAGCCCGTACCAGGCGGCCCGGACGCTGCTGCTCGCCGGCGGCGACCACACCGCGACGGGCGAGGCGGCGCTGGCCGGCCTCGGCCTCGTACCGGACGACACGGGCACGCGGGACGCCGGACCGCAGGATGCGGAGCGGAAGGACGCCGCACCCGAGGACGCCGGACCGCCGCCGCGGCGGCGCCCGCGCCCGGCTAGCTGA
- a CDS encoding pyridoxamine 5'-phosphate oxidase family protein, with translation MTAATHPAEPRTRALRRRDTEHRLAHDVDVWVASAAPDGVPYLVPLSFSWDGEALWVATPAESPTGRNLAATGTARLALGPTRDVTVIDGDVESFELEALPREHGDRFAARSGFDPRGLAARYRWFRITPRRIRAWREVNELPGRELMRGGRWLD, from the coding sequence ATGACCGCAGCCACGCACCCCGCCGAGCCCCGCACCCGCGCGCTGCGCCGCCGGGACACCGAGCACCGGCTGGCCCACGACGTCGACGTCTGGGTGGCGAGCGCGGCGCCGGACGGCGTGCCGTATCTCGTACCGCTGTCTTTCTCCTGGGACGGCGAGGCGCTGTGGGTGGCGACGCCCGCGGAGAGCCCGACCGGCAGGAACCTGGCCGCGACCGGGACCGCGCGGCTGGCGCTGGGGCCGACGCGGGACGTCACGGTGATCGACGGCGATGTCGAGTCCTTCGAGCTGGAGGCGCTGCCGCGGGAGCACGGGGACCGCTTCGCGGCGCGCTCGGGCTTCGACCCGCGCGGGCTGGCCGCCCGGTACCGCTGGTTCCGGATCACCCCGCGGCGGATCCGGGCGTGGCGCGAGGTGAACGAGCTGCCGGGGCGCGAGCTGATGCGCGGTGGCCGCTGGCTGGACTGA
- a CDS encoding DUF6059 family protein, with the protein MVAALAWLLRALQEALTSLGRVWFFIPPAPPVSPPPPPPPPPGPAPGHPERLRPDVPLTEQEEALRRQLDDIALPDAIGEEKSPGA; encoded by the coding sequence ATGGTTGCTGCCCTTGCCTGGCTGCTGCGCGCGCTGCAGGAAGCCTTGACGTCGCTCGGCCGGGTCTGGTTCTTCATCCCGCCCGCGCCCCCTGTCTCGCCCCCGCCCCCGCCTCCGCCTCCACCGGGTCCCGCCCCGGGGCACCCCGAACGGCTGCGCCCCGACGTCCCGCTCACGGAGCAAGAGGAAGCCCTGCGCCGCCAGTTGGACGACATAGCCCTGCCGGACGCCATCGGCGAGGAGAAGAGCCCGGGGGCGTAG
- a CDS encoding AAA family ATPase codes for MAFVIRAAEFEALRSAFSRCLHGMSRTILIEGGVGCGKSALLHAITEHAADMGATILSVQGRSTAAHPPISLFQQLVAQVPAPPPGEGPAGATPALQFSAALPHVAENGAVVISIDDVQDIPWSELDFLLQAVGWHRSRRTLVLLSHCPHLRHRDQPVKTELLRRPNAQRIHLGPLDERGVRAAVTTRVNRPHEQWIELLHHLSGGSPLLLRALLEDLRDEDMEARPTGAESAAELGMYGRAVVSCLYRSGATAVELGRLISVLGDSAAPELLSGMTRISPAVMDQQLEALRHSGLLDGTNFRHESAPREILADLGTLQRNELHRRAAVVQNNAGSPTTEVARHLLAARHAAEAWQRSALRDAAETAIGQENIRLAVRYLELALENSPSGPDRIEIYMRLALITQRISPAATEIRHLTALLSAFHADKMPSTAYDGLADLLFSYGKVQEAFAVLQRQGAESSAADVRAGDHPSIAWLWAWYSHHSSGQEDAGQDGRDAEQEGGAQNARLPPADGGARSPYASATSLFQTFEGTFLFGGRGDWAAAAENLLEVSTLSDATVWSLASSIKALVIADRLDAAWQWCEWLVKESASRDAPGWQAIFSLQQAIVALRQGKLAAGLDCVRLVESVITERSTGYACAAEAVLAALHMEMGRYDEVARVFAKPIPPAWEKSVYWLSYLCIRGCFHLSTNRPHSALADFLRIGKVAERTLVDHPTLVPWRLYVAQAWLHLGDQQMSARMLAEHTARAPGHGGRDHAMVLRLRARLAPPHKRPGLLFRAMDELLATGDRLDQARTLHELGVALHGLGHESWAARAQAAGAHIARNCLPDQAVARTPVPERTSKAVHDTLGKERLLTRAEHRVAALVAKGLTNRQVANRLHITVSTVEQHLTRIYQKLGISQRADIGTRLKSIPP; via the coding sequence ATGGCTTTCGTCATCCGTGCGGCCGAATTCGAGGCGCTGCGGTCTGCTTTCTCTCGCTGTCTCCACGGCATGTCGCGCACAATTCTGATCGAAGGCGGCGTGGGGTGCGGCAAGAGTGCTCTTTTACACGCCATCACAGAACACGCGGCCGACATGGGCGCGACCATCCTCAGCGTCCAGGGCAGGAGTACCGCGGCGCACCCGCCCATCTCCCTGTTCCAGCAGCTCGTCGCGCAAGTGCCCGCCCCGCCGCCCGGCGAGGGCCCCGCGGGGGCCACGCCCGCGCTGCAGTTCAGTGCCGCGCTGCCGCATGTGGCGGAGAACGGCGCGGTGGTGATCAGCATCGACGACGTGCAGGACATCCCCTGGTCCGAGCTGGACTTCCTGCTCCAGGCGGTCGGCTGGCACCGCAGCCGGCGCACCCTCGTCCTGCTGTCCCACTGCCCGCACCTGCGCCATCGCGACCAGCCGGTCAAGACGGAGCTGCTGCGGCGGCCGAACGCCCAGCGCATCCACCTGGGGCCGCTGGACGAGCGCGGGGTGCGGGCGGCGGTCACCACGCGCGTCAACCGCCCGCACGAGCAGTGGATCGAGCTGCTGCACCACCTCAGCGGCGGCAGCCCGCTGCTGCTGCGCGCGCTCCTCGAGGACCTGCGGGACGAGGACATGGAGGCCCGGCCGACGGGCGCGGAGTCCGCGGCGGAGCTGGGGATGTACGGCCGTGCCGTCGTGTCCTGCCTTTACCGCAGCGGCGCCACCGCCGTGGAGTTGGGGCGGCTCATCTCCGTGCTCGGGGATTCCGCGGCGCCCGAGCTGCTGTCGGGCATGACCCGTATTTCACCGGCCGTCATGGACCAGCAGTTGGAGGCGCTGCGCCACTCCGGCCTCCTGGACGGTACGAATTTCCGGCACGAGAGCGCTCCCCGGGAAATTCTTGCGGACCTCGGCACCCTGCAGCGAAACGAATTGCACCGGCGCGCGGCGGTGGTCCAGAACAATGCCGGCAGTCCCACCACGGAAGTGGCCCGGCATCTCCTCGCCGCCCGGCACGCGGCGGAGGCGTGGCAGCGGTCCGCGTTGCGCGACGCAGCGGAGACGGCCATCGGACAGGAAAACATACGGCTGGCCGTCAGGTATCTTGAACTGGCGCTGGAAAACAGCCCGAGCGGCCCGGACCGTATCGAGATATACATGCGCCTGGCGCTCATCACGCAGCGCATCAGCCCCGCGGCCACGGAAATCCGGCATCTCACCGCATTGCTCAGCGCCTTCCACGCGGACAAGATGCCGAGCACGGCGTACGACGGGCTCGCGGACCTGCTCTTCAGCTACGGCAAGGTCCAGGAGGCGTTCGCCGTGCTGCAGCGGCAGGGCGCCGAGTCGAGTGCCGCGGACGTACGCGCCGGCGACCACCCCAGCATCGCCTGGCTGTGGGCCTGGTACAGCCACCACTCATCCGGGCAGGAGGACGCCGGGCAGGACGGTCGGGATGCAGAGCAGGAGGGCGGTGCCCAGAACGCGCGGCTCCCGCCGGCCGACGGCGGCGCGCGGAGCCCGTACGCGTCGGCGACTTCTCTCTTCCAGACCTTCGAGGGCACGTTCCTCTTCGGCGGCCGCGGCGACTGGGCCGCCGCCGCCGAGAACCTGCTGGAGGTCTCGACCCTCTCCGACGCCACGGTCTGGTCGCTGGCCAGCTCGATCAAGGCCCTCGTCATCGCGGACCGGCTCGACGCGGCCTGGCAGTGGTGCGAGTGGCTGGTCAAGGAGTCGGCGAGCCGGGACGCGCCCGGCTGGCAGGCGATCTTCTCGCTCCAGCAGGCGATCGTCGCGCTGCGGCAGGGCAAGCTGGCCGCCGGCCTGGACTGCGTCCGGCTGGTGGAGAGCGTCATCACCGAGCGCAGCACGGGCTACGCGTGCGCAGCCGAGGCCGTACTCGCGGCGCTGCACATGGAGATGGGGCGCTATGACGAGGTGGCGCGGGTGTTCGCCAAGCCGATCCCCCCGGCGTGGGAGAAGAGCGTCTACTGGCTGAGCTACCTGTGCATCCGCGGCTGCTTCCACCTCTCCACGAACAGGCCGCACTCGGCGCTCGCGGATTTCCTGCGGATCGGGAAGGTCGCCGAGCGCACCCTGGTCGACCACCCCACGCTGGTTCCGTGGCGGCTCTACGTCGCCCAGGCGTGGCTGCACCTGGGCGACCAGCAGATGTCCGCCCGCATGCTCGCCGAGCACACGGCCCGTGCCCCCGGCCACGGCGGTCGCGACCACGCGATGGTGCTGCGGCTACGGGCCCGGCTGGCGCCGCCGCACAAGCGCCCCGGGCTGCTGTTCCGGGCGATGGACGAACTCCTCGCCACCGGCGACCGGTTGGATCAGGCGCGTACGCTGCACGAACTCGGCGTCGCGCTGCACGGGCTCGGGCACGAGTCCTGGGCCGCCAGGGCGCAGGCCGCGGGCGCGCACATCGCCCGCAACTGCCTGCCCGACCAGGCCGTGGCGCGCACGCCCGTACCGGAGCGGACCAGCAAGGCCGTGCACGACACCCTGGGCAAGGAGCGTCTGCTCACCCGGGCCGAGCACCGCGTGGCCGCGCTCGTCGCCAAGGGCCTGACCAACCGTCAGGTCGCGAACCGGCTGCACATCACCGTGAGCACCGTCGAGCAGCACCTCACCCGCATCTACCAGAAGCTCGGCATCTCCCAGCGCGCCGACATCGGCACGCGGCTGAAGAGCATCCCGCCCTGA